The genomic interval TTCGGTACACTGTTGAGTTCTCAAACAACAAACCCACACACAAACACTCAGTCCCAGCGACTTCGTCCTTGCGGAGGCAACTCGAACTACATTACAGACCCCCCACCCACCCGTCAAACCAACACCCCAACTTTTTTCGGCGATCGCCCCGGCCGGGGCTCCACGAGGCCACCAGGGGCCCTGTCGGTGCAGCTCAGAGGTGGTGCCGCCGCCCGCGGATCCGTGGGACGACCGGGTGGCCGACGTGGCCCCGCGTCGGGCGCGCGGGCGGTCAGCGGCGTGCGGACATGTCCGAGATCACGTCGAGCAGTGCGTCGACGGCGGCCAGGCCGCCGAGCCCGGATACGCCACCGCCGCGCCGGGTCCCGGCGCCGGCCAGCAGGATGCGCCTGCTGCCGGGGACCGCGACGCCGTGACGCTCGGCCGGGCCGGCGAGTTCCACGTCGTCGTCCTGCCACGGCCAGGTCAGATCACCGTGGAAGATGTGTCCTCCCGGCATTCCGAGTGACTGCTCGAGGTCGGCCGGTGTGGCGACGTCGACGCACGGTCGACCCTGGTCGTCCAACGCGAGGCAGTCCTCCAGCGGTTCGGCCAGATGCCGCTGCAGCGATGCGACGGCGGCGCTGACCGCCGCTTCGCGCCGACCGTCATCGCCGCGGAACATCCCGACCGGGGTGTGCAACCCGAACAGCGTCAAGGTGGCGCCGTCGGTGCCGCCGAGGATGGACGGATCGGTCAACGAATGGCAGTACACCTCGCCCGGCAGCATCTCAGGCAGCGTTCCCGCCACACTCGCCGTATAGGCGTCCTCCAGCTGTCCGAAGCCCTCTTCCAGGTGCGTCGTCCCTGCGAACGCCACCCGCGGGTCCATCCCCGACGCCAACCGGGGCAGTCTGGACAGCAGCAGGTTGATCTTCAGCTGGGCGCCCACCGGACCGGGGACGGATCGACCCCGCCATCCGTCGACGACCGCGGGGGCGACCGCTGCCAGCACATGGCGACCATGGTGATCACCGGGTACCGCCCCCTCGGCGGTCACGGTCACACCGTCGGCTGTCTCATCGACACCCACGACGGGCGCGTCGAGTACCAACCGGACCCCGAGTCGCTGCGCCCGGTCGAGCAGCGCATCGGTGACCGCACCCATTCCACCCACGGGGACCGACCACTCACCGGTGCCGCGGCCGATCACGTGGTACAGGAAGCACCGGTTGGCGAGGAGCGACTCGTCGAACAAGGAGGTGTGCGTACCGATCAGCCCATCGGTGGCCACGACTCCGCGCACGGTGTCGTCGCGGAACCGACGGGTGATCGCCTCACCCAACGGTCGCTCGACCAGGTCGTCCCACAAGGCGGCGCCGGCGGCCGACACCACGTGATCGCGCA from Nakamurella deserti carries:
- a CDS encoding phytoene desaturase family protein, translating into MSDHAGSTTTSDVVVVGAGHNGLVAAILAAQAGLSVTVLERNRAAGGATTGAAVFPGHSARVSRYSYLVSLFPDELVARLGISLPLASRAVSSFTPVIRGGRADGLLVEAAPGAATEESFRRVTGTGEDHAAWREFYDAVARMAEIVAPVLTGPLRRRRQVRDHVVSAAGAALWDDLVERPLGEAITRRFRDDTVRGVVATDGLIGTHTSLFDESLLANRCFLYHVIGRGTGEWSVPVGGMGAVTDALLDRAQRLGVRLVLDAPVVGVDETADGVTVTAEGAVPGDHHGRHVLAAVAPAVVDGWRGRSVPGPVGAQLKINLLLSRLPRLASGMDPRVAFAGTTHLEEGFGQLEDAYTASVAGTLPEMLPGEVYCHSLTDPSILGGTDGATLTLFGLHTPVGMFRGDDGRREAAVSAAVASLQRHLAEPLEDCLALDDQGRPCVDVATPADLEQSLGMPGGHIFHGDLTWPWQDDDVELAGPAERHGVAVPGSRRILLAGAGTRRGGGVSGLGGLAAVDALLDVISDMSARR